The segment TCCTATTAGAAGCCAGGTATTCTTGAGTCTGATGGGACTTCTGGAAAAAGTGAAAGGCACTTGGAGAGACtacaaggaagttgctaaggtatgcagggaggaagttagaaaagcaaaagcccaacttgaactcagattggccactgcagtaaaagagaatgaGGAATCCTTTTATGAATATATCAAtggtaagagaagaaccaaggagaatttccatcctttacttgacGCAGTGGGGAATGTggccactgaggataaggagaaggctgaggtcctcagTGCCCTCTTTACGTTTGTCTTTAATggtcagatcagttatcctcagggtgCTTTGtgccctgatctggaagtctgggatggtaTGCAAAATACACCCCcggtgattcaggtggagatgGTTAGAGAGCTCCTCCATCTGGgctgtcacaagtccatgaaACCAGATGGGCTCCACCCTAGGAtgttgagggagctggtggaggtgatTGCTGAGCCACTTTCTGCCACTTATCAGcactcctggttatctggagaggtcccagaggattggaggcttgctgatgtgactcccatctacaagaagggcagtaaggaggatccagggaactacaggcctgtcagtgTGATCTTGGTACCAGaaaaagttatggagcaaatcatcttgggtgagatcacacagcatgtttatggcatccaggggatcaggcccagccagcacgggttcatgCTTGACCAATCTTATCTTCTAcaactgggtgaccagactggtagatgagggaaaggctgttatgtagtctacctagacttcagtaaggcctcaGACATGGTCTCTCACAGCATTCTCCTGGGGAGACTGGCTGCCcctggcctggacaggtatactcTTATTTGGCTAAGGAATCTGGCTAGAGGGCCATGCCCAATGGGTTGTTGAGTAGGTAAGGGtgttaagtccagctggtgacccattacaagtggtgtcccccagaggttggtactggggcccatcttgtttaatatttttattgatgacctagatgaggggattgagagtaccctcagtaagtttgcagatgacaccaagctaggaggtagtgttgatctgcctgagggtagggaggcccttcaggGGGATCTAGATGATCTGGGTTGCTGGGTTGAGGTGAATGGggtgaggtttaacaaggccaagtgccaaGTCCTGCACTTCTGCCACAGTAActccatgcagtgctataggcttggggctagatgactgtgaagaggtaagggacctgggggtgttggtagatgctcagctgaacatgagctgacagtgtggcCAGGAGGGCCAGTGCCATCCTGGTCTGCATTAGAAATGGTGTGGCCAGCAGGCGCAGGAAGGTAATCatcctcctgtactcagcactggtgaggctgcacctcaagtattgtgttcagttttgggcccctcactacaggaaagacattgaggccctggaatgtgttcagagaagggcaacaaaattggtgaggggtctggagcacaagtcttatgaggagcagctgagggagttgggattgtttggtctggagaagaggaggctcaggggagacctcattgcactctacaacttcctgaagggaggtggtgatgaggaggggtttggcctcttctcccaggcaccAAATAGGACCAGTGGAAATGGCCACAGGTTGTGCAAGtggatttagattggacataaggaaaaactttttatctcagagagtggtcaggtgctggaatggcctgcctagggaggtggtggagtcagctgtccctggcagtgttcaagaggcatctggatgcagtactatGAGATACAGTTTAGTAGTTTGTGGTAGTTATGGTGATGGGAGGACAACtgcactagatgatcttgtaggtcctttccaaccttgtgattgtatgattcttttGTCTCTTCACAACacttttttcttgaagaaatttCCTCAAAAATGAtatatgctttaattttgttgccCTCCTTTATTGGTAGGAATATGggagaaatgggaaagaaaaaataataaaagaaaccaAGGGAAACATAAGATTATAAAACTTGCAAGCTGATGTTTATGCAAGAATCCTCTGTTCTATACCTCTCTGAAATATATCATTTGAATTCTTAGTATTATGACCTTTAAATGTGTGTGATAGTTTTACATAATGGGAAATACAGTTTCACAGAGGAACGCTAGGGATGTGAGGCTGGGATAGGTCATTTTGAAAGTGCTTCCAACACATTTGATTTTAAGCTACAAGTGAATAAAGAGCACAGCAGTATTTGATATTGTAATAGGCTGCTACTGCTTCTGAAGAAGCTCTTCATGAGTTTATTCAGACTTAACTACCTCAACCTTAACTACCACGTGCAAAAGTTGCCATAATGTATTTGTTGAAAAGACTCATTAGGAAAGCACTGTTGATAACATCCTTTATTATACAAATAATTCATGTGTTCCTTATTCAGAATCATACGTGGT is part of the Gallus gallus isolate bGalGal1 chromosome 2, bGalGal1.mat.broiler.GRCg7b, whole genome shotgun sequence genome and harbors:
- the LOC124417786 gene encoding uncharacterized protein LOC124417786; this encodes MLLFGMLANEVKSGLKVTYFPIRSQVFLSLMGLLEKVKGTWRDYKEVAKVCREEVRKAKAQLELRLATAVKENEESFYEYINGKRRTKENFHPLLDAVGNVATEDKEKAEVLSALFTFVFNGQISYPQGALCPDLEVWDGMQNTPPVIQVEMVRELLHLGCHKSMKPDGLHPRMLRELVEVIAEPLSATYQHSWLSGEVPEDWRLADVTPIYKKGSKEDPGNYRPVSVILVPEKVMEQIILGEITQHVYGIQGIRPSQHGFMLDQSYLLQLGDQTGR